Proteins found in one Arthrobacter pascens genomic segment:
- a CDS encoding GH25 family lysozyme, with the protein MPTFGIQGLDVSGHQPSVDWQHQWNMGARFAYVKASEGNYYTNPSYSSQYQGSRNVGMIRGAYHFAIPNWSSGADQARYFVQNGGGWSADGYTMPPVLDFEFNPYEGRTINGFYFGNTCYGMSPAQLGSWVRDFGNTMRSMTGRLPVIYTNTSWWNQCLGNPSGFGDYPLWVAAYPSSPTNNAGGVPTASWSTYSIWQYSSTGPFAGDSNVWNGDYGNLVAFARSGVPDAAARAIADVRARTPQLGTQTSGVICGLRGGGCYQNFQAGAIVWSPSFGAHPSPSGPIRNAWQQAGFENGVLGYPTSAIVCGLKDGGCYQAFQGGAVVWTPATGAHLSLNGPIRTAWEKSGFEAGPMGYPVGGQVCGIAGGGCYQNFQAGAILWSPATGAYRSIIGPVRSMWQRTGFEGGPLGYPTSNTLCGLRDGGCFQTFQTGSIASSGSAGTHVIWGEMALAWRASGRESGPLGYPTADEVCGLAHGGCYQSFEKGAAIWSPSSGAQLSPTGPIRAAWQQQGYENGVLGYPTSSQTCGLVGGGCYQNFQGGAIIWSPSTGAYVSKSGAIRSEWSKGGFENGPLGYPTRNETCGLPEGGCYQNFQKGTITWSPTRGAFVVLGSIFTKWDGMQREAGRLGFPTAGQVCGLVDGGCYQSFANGAMLWSTKTNAQPSISGPIRSTWQATGFETGPLGYPVGSETCGLSESGCYQNFQNGTVTWTPARGAFAVTGPIFASWKALARESGTLGFPTSSQVCGLIAGGCYQNFQKGAILWSPATGAQVSPTGPIRTAWGSMGFERSGLGYPTSGVVCGLRDGGCYQNFQGGAFLWSPTTGAQPSVGQIRIRYASLGYENSSLGYPVTGDICTLANGGCYQNYQRGSITWYPATGTSVSSVRR; encoded by the coding sequence ATGCCCACCTTCGGCATTCAGGGTCTGGACGTCAGCGGCCACCAGCCCAGTGTGGACTGGCAGCATCAGTGGAACATGGGCGCCAGGTTCGCGTATGTGAAGGCCAGCGAGGGCAACTACTACACCAACCCGTCCTACAGCTCTCAGTATCAGGGTTCACGGAACGTCGGCATGATCCGCGGGGCGTACCACTTCGCCATACCCAACTGGTCCTCCGGTGCAGACCAAGCACGCTATTTCGTCCAGAACGGCGGAGGCTGGTCGGCCGATGGTTACACGATGCCTCCCGTGCTGGACTTCGAATTCAACCCTTATGAGGGCCGGACCATCAACGGCTTCTACTTCGGCAACACCTGCTACGGGATGTCGCCGGCGCAGTTGGGCTCCTGGGTCCGCGACTTCGGCAACACCATGCGCTCAATGACCGGACGCTTGCCTGTCATCTACACCAACACTTCCTGGTGGAACCAATGCCTCGGCAATCCCTCAGGTTTTGGTGACTACCCGCTTTGGGTTGCTGCCTACCCGAGCTCTCCGACGAACAATGCAGGAGGGGTTCCAACGGCCAGCTGGAGCACCTACAGCATCTGGCAATACAGCAGCACAGGACCGTTCGCCGGCGACTCCAACGTCTGGAATGGGGATTACGGAAACCTGGTTGCGTTCGCCCGCAGTGGAGTGCCGGACGCAGCAGCACGTGCGATCGCCGATGTCCGTGCCAGAACGCCGCAGTTGGGAACACAGACGTCCGGAGTTATCTGCGGATTGCGCGGCGGCGGTTGTTACCAAAACTTCCAGGCGGGGGCAATCGTGTGGTCACCGTCGTTTGGTGCACACCCCAGCCCATCCGGCCCAATCCGGAATGCCTGGCAACAGGCTGGCTTCGAGAACGGTGTCCTGGGCTACCCAACATCGGCGATCGTCTGCGGGCTAAAGGACGGTGGCTGTTACCAGGCTTTCCAGGGCGGCGCCGTCGTCTGGACACCCGCGACTGGCGCACATCTAAGCCTGAATGGTCCGATCCGCACCGCGTGGGAGAAGTCGGGCTTCGAAGCGGGCCCCATGGGCTACCCGGTCGGCGGACAGGTCTGTGGCATAGCCGGAGGGGGTTGCTACCAGAACTTCCAGGCCGGGGCCATCCTGTGGTCCCCGGCGACGGGAGCTTATCGCAGTATTATCGGACCCGTCAGGTCAATGTGGCAACGGACCGGATTCGAAGGTGGGCCGTTGGGTTACCCGACGAGCAATACGCTCTGTGGGCTCAGGGACGGAGGTTGCTTTCAGACTTTTCAGACTGGGAGCATCGCTTCTTCAGGTTCAGCAGGAACACACGTCATATGGGGAGAAATGGCCCTGGCATGGCGCGCTTCCGGCCGTGAAAGCGGCCCTTTGGGCTACCCCACAGCAGATGAGGTGTGTGGTCTCGCACATGGAGGGTGCTACCAGAGCTTCGAAAAGGGGGCCGCGATTTGGTCACCGTCCAGCGGCGCACAACTGAGTCCCACCGGACCCATACGCGCAGCCTGGCAGCAGCAGGGTTATGAAAATGGGGTTCTCGGCTACCCCACCTCCTCCCAGACATGTGGACTCGTCGGCGGAGGCTGCTACCAGAACTTTCAAGGGGGTGCAATCATCTGGTCCCCGTCGACGGGCGCTTATGTCAGTAAATCGGGCGCAATTCGGAGCGAATGGAGCAAAGGAGGTTTTGAAAACGGGCCGCTGGGGTACCCCACCCGCAACGAAACCTGCGGGCTTCCGGAAGGTGGCTGCTACCAAAACTTTCAAAAAGGCACCATCACCTGGTCTCCAACACGCGGGGCGTTTGTCGTATTAGGTTCAATCTTCACCAAGTGGGATGGGATGCAACGCGAGGCGGGACGGCTCGGTTTTCCGACAGCTGGCCAGGTATGTGGTCTTGTAGACGGCGGCTGCTACCAGAGCTTCGCAAACGGAGCGATGCTGTGGTCCACGAAGACGAACGCTCAGCCAAGCATCAGTGGCCCCATACGTTCAACGTGGCAGGCCACCGGATTCGAAACCGGCCCGCTCGGATACCCGGTTGGAAGCGAAACGTGCGGTCTCTCCGAGAGCGGGTGCTATCAAAACTTCCAGAACGGAACTGTCACGTGGACGCCGGCACGCGGCGCCTTCGCAGTGACAGGGCCGATCTTTGCTTCATGGAAGGCGCTGGCGCGCGAGTCCGGGACACTCGGATTCCCGACTTCGTCTCAAGTATGCGGACTCATCGCCGGCGGCTGCTACCAGAACTTTCAAAAGGGAGCCATTCTCTGGTCGCCAGCGACCGGGGCTCAGGTCAGCCCAACGGGCCCTATTCGCACTGCTTGGGGTTCGATGGGCTTCGAGCGCAGTGGCCTGGGATATCCCACGAGCGGGGTCGTTTGCGGTCTACGCGACGGCGGCTGCTACCAGAACTTCCAAGGCGGTGCGTTTCTCTGGTCGCCGACCACCGGAGCCCAACCGAGCGTAGGACAAATCCGTATCCGGTACGCCAGCCTGGGATACGAAAACAGCTCCCTTGGGTATCCCGTCACCGGAGACATTTGCACCTTGGCAAATGGCGGCTGTTACCAGAACTACCAGCGGGGCTCCATCACCTGGTACCCCGCGACAGGGACCAGCGTCAGCAGCGTACGCCGCTGA
- a CDS encoding CpaF family protein translates to MDAVRIVEDEVRELIRRRGLDPLRQAGEVRRLVEAAVTDYDERALMGPLPPIGPLEAARRFVFDAVAGFGALQPLLDDPSIEEIWLNAPNEIYVARNGESELTSLSLTDQQVRDLVERMLKSSGRRLDMSSPFVDAALPDGSRLHVVIPDVTRRHWAVNIRKFVVKASRLEHLVELGTLTPQSARFLGAAVASGLNILVSGSTQAGKTTMLNCLAASIGSRERVITVEEIFELQFPLRDVVGLQCRQPNLEGEGEIPLRRLVKEALRMRPDRLVVGEVREAESLDMLIALNSGLPGMCTVHANSAHDAVTKICTLPLLAGENISSAFVVPTVASCIDLVVHCSRQTNGRRHVTEILSLGRRVENGIIESSMVFATADGQLQPRANSMPSPEKFARAGYDVAALLEPR, encoded by the coding sequence ATGGACGCTGTGCGAATCGTGGAGGACGAAGTCCGCGAGCTGATCCGTCGGCGGGGGCTCGACCCCTTGCGGCAAGCTGGAGAGGTCCGGCGCCTTGTTGAGGCGGCGGTCACTGACTACGACGAGCGTGCCCTCATGGGGCCGCTTCCTCCGATAGGTCCACTGGAGGCTGCCCGCAGGTTCGTTTTTGATGCGGTTGCCGGCTTTGGGGCGCTTCAGCCGCTGCTGGACGATCCCTCCATCGAGGAAATCTGGCTGAACGCGCCCAACGAAATTTATGTTGCCCGGAACGGCGAATCCGAGCTGACCTCCCTGAGCCTGACAGATCAGCAGGTGCGCGACCTTGTAGAACGGATGCTGAAGAGTTCTGGCCGCCGCCTCGACATGTCATCTCCTTTTGTGGATGCGGCTTTGCCGGACGGCTCGAGGCTTCACGTGGTCATTCCGGATGTAACCCGCCGTCACTGGGCGGTGAACATCCGGAAGTTTGTCGTCAAGGCAAGCCGGTTGGAGCACCTCGTGGAATTGGGCACGCTGACGCCACAGTCAGCCCGGTTCCTCGGCGCCGCCGTGGCCAGCGGACTGAACATCCTGGTTTCGGGTTCCACCCAAGCGGGTAAGACCACAATGCTTAATTGCCTCGCCGCCAGCATCGGCAGCCGAGAACGGGTGATCACGGTCGAAGAGATCTTTGAACTCCAGTTTCCGTTGCGGGACGTGGTGGGCCTCCAATGCCGCCAGCCCAACCTTGAGGGTGAAGGCGAAATTCCTCTGCGCAGGCTCGTCAAGGAAGCGCTGCGGATGCGCCCCGACCGCCTCGTGGTGGGCGAAGTGCGCGAGGCAGAAAGCCTGGACATGCTGATCGCCTTGAACTCGGGCTTGCCAGGGATGTGTACTGTCCATGCGAACTCAGCCCACGACGCGGTGACCAAGATCTGTACCCTTCCACTGCTGGCCGGGGAAAACATCTCCAGCGCCTTTGTGGTTCCCACCGTTGCCTCGTGCATCGATCTTGTGGTGCACTGCAGCCGGCAGACCAATGGTCGCCGCCATGTAACGGAGATCCTGTCCCTGGGCCGGCGGGTGGAGAACGGCATCATTGAGTCATCGATGGTGTTCGCCACGGCGGACGGACAACTTCAGCCGAGGGCCAACTCAATGCCGTCGCCCGAGAAATTTGCCCGCGCCGGTTACGACGTCGCCGCACTGCTGGAGCCCCGCTGA
- a CDS encoding type II secretion system F family protein produces the protein MAPLLGVLAGTGLFLVWWSFWEQPKPADRPPKVNRLEDLLASAGIERVTGTGLVATCLGLGIFVTLVFYAVSRSWPMSACFGLFGAWLPVSLVRWRAKKRTAVLRQLWPDVVDHLRSAIRAGLSLPEALIQLGAKGPEELRHVFRDFGADYRAGGQFDGSLNKLKDRLADPVADRIVEALRLTREVGGSDLGKLLGTLAEFLREDARTRSELEARQSWTVNAARLAVAAPWIVMVLLASRPEAVQAYNTPLGAGVLVAGLVVSLVCYSIMLRIGALPQDERVLR, from the coding sequence ATGGCGCCTCTCCTGGGGGTGCTTGCAGGAACCGGGCTGTTCCTTGTCTGGTGGTCTTTCTGGGAGCAACCGAAACCCGCTGACCGCCCTCCGAAAGTCAACCGGCTGGAGGACCTGCTCGCATCCGCCGGCATTGAAAGGGTGACAGGGACCGGACTCGTTGCCACGTGCCTGGGCCTAGGCATATTTGTGACACTCGTCTTCTATGCTGTCAGCAGGTCCTGGCCTATGTCTGCATGCTTTGGACTGTTCGGTGCGTGGCTTCCGGTCAGCCTGGTCCGATGGCGGGCGAAGAAGAGGACGGCGGTGCTGCGCCAGCTGTGGCCCGACGTGGTTGATCATCTGAGGTCCGCTATCCGGGCGGGGTTGTCCCTGCCCGAAGCCCTCATCCAGCTGGGCGCAAAGGGCCCGGAGGAGCTCCGGCATGTTTTTCGGGACTTCGGTGCAGATTATCGCGCCGGGGGCCAGTTCGACGGATCCTTGAACAAGCTCAAGGACCGGCTGGCTGATCCGGTGGCAGACCGGATAGTCGAGGCCCTCCGACTGACACGCGAAGTGGGCGGGTCCGACCTCGGGAAACTGCTCGGAACCCTTGCTGAGTTTCTTCGTGAAGATGCCCGGACGCGAAGCGAACTGGAGGCCAGGCAGTCGTGGACCGTCAACGCAGCCAGGCTCGCTGTTGCCGCCCCGTGGATTGTGATGGTCCTTCTAGCCAGCCGGCCTGAAGCCGTGCAGGCCTACAATACGCCGCTGGGAGCCGGGGTCCTGGTGGCCGGCCTGGTGGTGTCACTTGTCTGTTACTCCATCATGCTGCGCATCGGCGCACTTCCGCAGGACGAACGGGTGCTCCGATGA
- a CDS encoding type II secretion system F family protein has translation MTGTSAAAIVYGVILGAGLWLLLFRLPFMRPTTFTQRIGPLERIVRPVLRDGLIARGKLNLGSKALARRLAQAGINKSPVEFRAEQVLWAAAGFVISIGLVVLGAVSGRFSPVLAVIAVLGSALGGFLFRDYWLGVQISKRESRMMAEFPSLAELMALAVSAGESATGALDRVCRSARGELAKEFSKILAETRAGKPLVEALQEFSARTDLSPLVRFVDGIIVAVERGTPLADVLRAQAQDVRDTAKRELMESAGKKEIGMMVPLVFGVLPLTVVFAVFPGIAAISLGF, from the coding sequence ATGACCGGTACTTCTGCGGCTGCTATCGTCTACGGCGTTATTCTGGGGGCAGGCCTCTGGTTGCTGCTGTTCAGGTTGCCCTTTATGCGTCCCACGACCTTCACCCAGCGGATCGGCCCGCTGGAACGGATCGTGCGCCCCGTGCTGCGCGATGGCCTGATCGCCCGGGGCAAGCTGAACCTGGGTTCAAAGGCGCTCGCCCGGAGGCTGGCCCAGGCAGGCATCAACAAATCACCTGTTGAGTTCCGCGCCGAACAGGTTCTGTGGGCAGCTGCTGGGTTTGTTATTTCCATTGGGCTGGTTGTCCTGGGTGCCGTGTCCGGCCGCTTCAGTCCTGTCCTGGCTGTCATTGCGGTCCTGGGGAGTGCGCTCGGCGGCTTTCTGTTCCGCGACTATTGGCTGGGCGTCCAGATCAGCAAGCGGGAATCCCGGATGATGGCCGAGTTCCCCAGCCTCGCCGAGCTAATGGCCCTGGCAGTCAGCGCTGGGGAAAGCGCCACCGGTGCCCTGGACAGGGTCTGCCGCAGTGCGCGCGGAGAACTGGCCAAGGAATTCTCCAAGATCCTTGCCGAAACCAGGGCAGGCAAACCGCTGGTCGAAGCCCTGCAGGAATTTTCAGCCCGCACCGACCTGAGCCCGCTGGTCAGGTTTGTTGACGGCATCATTGTTGCAGTCGAGCGGGGCACACCTTTGGCGGACGTGCTCCGGGCACAAGCCCAGGACGTCCGGGACACTGCGAAGCGGGAACTCATGGAATCAGCGGGCAAAAAGGAGATTGGCATGATGGTGCCGCTGGTATTCGGAGTCCTTCCGCTGACGGTGGTCTTCGCGGTCTTTCCTGGCATTGCAGCGATCAGCCTGGGCTTCTAG
- a CDS encoding TadE family protein, with protein MPEHRPRGSGGDSGKGGPEERGSAVVDFVMVGSLLTMFFLAIIQLTLVLHVRNTLIDAAASGARYGTLADRGAADAAERAGDLIGTALNADFAQDISTSEVTFQGLRTLEVTIKAPMPVIGLIGPRAMLEVKGHAAIQP; from the coding sequence ATGCCGGAGCACCGCCCGCGGGGAAGCGGCGGCGACTCAGGCAAGGGCGGCCCGGAAGAACGCGGCTCTGCGGTGGTGGACTTCGTGATGGTGGGCAGCCTGCTCACGATGTTCTTTCTGGCCATCATCCAGCTCACACTCGTCCTCCACGTGCGGAACACGCTCATCGACGCGGCTGCTTCGGGAGCGCGCTACGGAACATTGGCGGACCGTGGGGCAGCCGACGCGGCGGAACGCGCAGGGGACTTGATTGGAACGGCCCTAAACGCTGACTTCGCCCAGGACATCAGCACCTCGGAAGTGACGTTTCAGGGCCTCCGGACGCTGGAAGTTACCATCAAGGCGCCCATGCCCGTGATCGGTCTCATCGGCCCGCGGGCGATGCTGGAGGTCAAGGGCCATGCCGCGATCCAGCCCTAA
- a CDS encoding pilus assembly protein TadG-related protein, which yields MRVKGADEDGQVIVLIIGYVLLALLVTTVVIGISSVYLEHKRLLSLADGASLAAAGSFTLGEVGTEGGSPSAVLSSARVTNVARDFVIRTPASQRFDKLAVTSATGSPDGSTAVVVLSATVRPPVVNFLVPDGIRIEATSTARSRLAR from the coding sequence ATGAGGGTTAAAGGAGCCGACGAGGATGGCCAGGTCATTGTACTTATCATCGGTTACGTCCTGCTGGCGCTCCTGGTGACCACTGTGGTTATCGGCATCTCCAGCGTTTACCTCGAGCACAAGAGGTTGCTGTCATTGGCCGACGGCGCCTCGCTCGCGGCCGCCGGCAGCTTCACCCTGGGCGAGGTCGGGACGGAAGGAGGCAGCCCCTCTGCGGTCCTGAGTTCCGCCCGCGTCACGAATGTTGCCAGAGACTTCGTCATCAGGACGCCTGCTTCACAGCGGTTCGACAAACTGGCGGTCACTTCGGCGACCGGCAGCCCGGACGGATCCACCGCCGTTGTGGTCCTCAGCGCAACGGTCCGCCCGCCGGTGGTGAACTTCCTGGTGCCGGACGGGATCAGGATCGAAGCTACCTCCACCGCGCGTTCGAGGCTTGCCCGGTGA
- the prfB gene encoding peptide chain release factor 2, producing the protein MANIDFSAEIRALRSTYTSIERVTDVEALKEDIAELSERAGQPDLWDDPAAAQKITSRLSHRQTELERLNTLVSRIDDLEVLVELGQDEHDADSMGEAATELESIWKSLKELEVVTLLSGEYDEREAVVSIRAGAGGVDAADFAEMLMRMYLRWAERHGYPTTVMDTSYAEEAGLKSATFEVKAPYAFGTLSVEAGTHRLVRISPFDNQGRRQTSFAAVEVIPLIEQTDSIDIPDNEIRVDVFRSSGPGGQSVNTTDSAVRLTHIPTGTVVSMQNEKSQLQNRAAAMRVLQSRLLLLKKEQEDAEKKAFAGDVKASWGDQMRSYVLNPYQMVKDLRTEHEVGNTSAVFDGEIDDFIDAGIRWRTDNRNAEK; encoded by the coding sequence ATGGCCAATATTGATTTTTCCGCAGAAATCCGCGCTCTTCGCTCCACCTACACCTCCATCGAACGAGTCACCGATGTTGAGGCTCTGAAGGAAGACATCGCGGAGCTGAGCGAGCGGGCGGGCCAACCCGATCTGTGGGACGACCCCGCTGCGGCCCAGAAAATCACGTCCCGGCTGTCCCACCGCCAGACAGAGTTGGAGCGACTCAACACCCTCGTATCACGGATCGATGACCTGGAGGTCCTGGTGGAGCTCGGCCAGGACGAGCACGACGCCGATTCCATGGGCGAAGCGGCCACCGAACTCGAGTCCATCTGGAAATCGCTGAAGGAACTGGAAGTCGTGACGCTGCTGTCCGGTGAATACGACGAACGTGAGGCCGTGGTCTCCATCCGCGCAGGGGCGGGCGGCGTCGACGCCGCAGACTTTGCCGAGATGCTGATGCGCATGTACCTGCGCTGGGCTGAACGCCATGGTTACCCCACCACCGTGATGGACACCTCCTACGCCGAAGAGGCAGGCCTCAAGTCGGCCACCTTCGAAGTCAAGGCGCCCTACGCCTTCGGCACGCTGAGCGTTGAAGCCGGAACCCACCGGCTGGTGAGGATCAGCCCCTTTGATAACCAGGGCAGGCGTCAGACCTCGTTTGCGGCCGTTGAGGTGATCCCGCTGATCGAACAGACGGACTCCATCGACATCCCGGACAACGAGATCCGCGTAGATGTCTTCAGGTCATCGGGACCGGGTGGTCAGTCTGTCAACACCACTGACTCCGCGGTGCGCCTCACCCACATCCCGACCGGCACCGTGGTGTCCATGCAGAACGAAAAGTCTCAGCTGCAGAACCGTGCGGCCGCAATGCGCGTGCTGCAGTCCCGTCTGCTCCTCCTTAAGAAGGAACAGGAGGACGCCGAAAAGAAGGCATTCGCCGGGGACGTGAAGGCGTCCTGGGGCGACCAGATGCGGTCCTACGTCCTCAACCCGTACCAGATGGTCAAGGACCTCAGGACGGAACACGAAGTGGGCAACACCTCGGCCGTATTCGACGGCGAGATTGACGACTTCATCGACGCCGGCATCCGCTGGCGCACCGACAACCGCAACGCCGAGAAATAG
- the ftsE gene encoding cell division ATP-binding protein FtsE: MIRFENVTKVYDQKVRPALDDVTLEIDRGEFAFLVGASGSGKSTFLRLVLKEDRASSGAVYVAGQNVAKISSWRVPKLRRGIGVVFQDFRLLPQKNVFANVAFAMQVIGKSRSVIRDTVPEVLKTVGLEGKEHRMPHELSGGEQQRVAIARAVVNRPGILLADEPTGNLDPTTSMGIMGVLDKINQNGTTVVMATHDDDIVNEMRKRVVELKNGQVIRDEARALYTSMIPVVGQSRRIKDASGREEPLPASPADNLPDAGEEQR; this comes from the coding sequence ATGATCCGATTCGAAAATGTCACCAAGGTCTACGACCAGAAGGTCCGGCCTGCGCTCGACGACGTCACCCTAGAAATTGACCGTGGTGAATTCGCCTTCCTCGTGGGTGCTTCAGGGTCCGGCAAGTCGACCTTCCTGCGGCTGGTACTCAAGGAGGACCGGGCATCATCAGGAGCCGTGTATGTCGCCGGTCAGAATGTAGCCAAGATCTCCAGCTGGCGCGTGCCCAAGCTTCGCCGCGGAATCGGCGTGGTCTTCCAGGACTTCCGGCTCCTTCCACAGAAAAACGTCTTTGCCAACGTTGCCTTTGCCATGCAGGTCATCGGCAAGAGCCGCAGCGTCATCCGGGACACCGTCCCGGAGGTGCTCAAGACAGTGGGACTCGAAGGCAAAGAGCACCGCATGCCGCACGAACTCTCTGGCGGTGAGCAGCAGCGCGTGGCCATCGCCCGTGCTGTCGTGAACAGGCCAGGCATCCTCCTCGCCGACGAACCCACCGGAAACCTGGACCCCACCACGTCGATGGGCATCATGGGTGTGCTGGACAAAATCAACCAGAACGGCACCACTGTGGTCATGGCCACCCACGACGACGACATCGTCAACGAAATGCGCAAGCGCGTGGTGGAGCTGAAGAACGGCCAGGTCATTCGTGACGAAGCCAGGGCGCTCTACACATCCATGATTCCTGTTGTGGGCCAGTCGCGGCGGATTAAGGATGCCAGCGGCCGGGAAGAACCGCTGCCCGCCAGCCCCGCGGACAACCTGCCCGACGCAGGGGAGGAGCAGCGATGA
- the ftsX gene encoding permease-like cell division protein FtsX, whose protein sequence is MRLAFILGEIGSGLRRNVSMVVSVILVTFVSLTFVGAAGMLQLQINQMKGYWYDKVQVAIFLCGDGSTAAGCATGPVTPEQQENLQTLLESPAVAQYVNDFQFESKEEAYKHFKDQFSNSPIVDSVTPDQLPASFRINMKDPEKYQIISETFSSQPGVETVIDQRQLLERLFSAMNAASLVAVSIAGVMIVCAILLIATTIRLSAFSRRRETGIMRLVGASKTVIQLPFILEGVIAAVIGAALASGTLWAVAHFFLGEYLSKQYPDTAFISPGQTLILAPALLILGGSLAGISSLLTLRRYLRV, encoded by the coding sequence ATGAGGCTCGCTTTTATCCTCGGCGAGATCGGCAGCGGACTCCGGCGCAATGTGTCCATGGTGGTCTCGGTCATCCTGGTCACGTTCGTTTCCCTGACATTCGTCGGTGCCGCAGGTATGCTCCAGCTTCAGATCAACCAGATGAAGGGCTACTGGTACGACAAAGTCCAGGTGGCCATCTTCCTCTGCGGTGACGGCTCGACGGCGGCGGGTTGCGCCACCGGCCCGGTCACCCCGGAGCAGCAGGAGAACCTTCAGACGCTCCTCGAATCGCCCGCAGTGGCCCAGTACGTCAACGACTTCCAGTTCGAGTCCAAGGAAGAGGCCTACAAGCACTTCAAGGACCAGTTCTCCAACTCGCCGATCGTGGATTCAGTCACGCCGGATCAGCTCCCCGCCTCCTTCCGGATCAACATGAAGGACCCGGAAAAGTACCAGATCATCAGTGAGACGTTTTCCTCCCAGCCCGGGGTGGAAACTGTGATTGACCAGCGCCAGCTGCTGGAGCGGCTCTTTTCGGCCATGAACGCCGCGTCCCTCGTGGCCGTGAGCATCGCTGGCGTGATGATTGTCTGTGCCATCCTCCTCATCGCCACAACCATCAGGCTTTCGGCCTTTAGCCGCCGCCGCGAGACCGGGATCATGCGCCTGGTGGGAGCCTCCAAGACGGTGATCCAGCTTCCGTTCATCCTTGAAGGCGTTATCGCGGCCGTGATCGGCGCGGCATTGGCATCCGGTACGCTTTGGGCTGTTGCCCACTTCTTCCTGGGCGAGTACCTGTCCAAGCAATATCCGGACACGGCATTCATCTCGCCAGGACAGACGCTCATCCTTGCGCCTGCGTTGCTAATCCTTGGCGGATCCTTGGCAGGAATTTCGTCTCTCTTGACCCTACGCAGATATTTGAGGGTCTAG
- a CDS encoding M23 family metallopeptidase: MTAMHGTPPRHRQDGRRRSARRTGIIGSVLALVLAASLGAAAPMALADELEDKQAALEAEAARVQQSLEFVDSRIAKAAGDLVIYQGQLPGAQQALMEAQGRVASAVKEVEALAARVDLAQQNKAKITQQLETDKQKIASTKKLIGQIATQAYKAGGVPSNLTLFFGSNGGGSLTDTMDLADQAMRSQNSAMDKLSQQNATNVNSQARLEAVEAEIQDLKAKAEAALAREKAARDEAEAKKAEVDRLIADTTRLNDELQAAKPGIQSQLAAVKASQDAVAGEIVERDRRLREAWEAEQRRLAEAAAAAARARGQAVQPYAPVTGSPSAFGLRHPFDSNVPITSGFGWRATPPGTIDFYGTGGYLHTGIDFGASCGTPVYAAAAGEVFSSGWNSGDGGGWRVKLSHGVVEGNSLTTVYYHNSSIVVANGQQVSQGQLIAYSGNTGNSTGCHAHFESWLNGAAVDPMRLL, encoded by the coding sequence ATGACTGCAATGCACGGAACCCCGCCCCGGCACCGTCAGGACGGCCGCCGCCGCTCCGCCCGCCGGACCGGCATCATCGGAAGTGTCCTGGCGCTGGTCCTCGCCGCCAGCCTTGGCGCCGCAGCCCCGATGGCGCTCGCGGATGAGCTGGAAGACAAGCAGGCTGCCCTCGAAGCAGAGGCGGCCCGTGTCCAGCAGTCCCTGGAATTTGTGGACTCGCGGATCGCCAAGGCAGCGGGTGACCTGGTGATCTACCAGGGCCAACTCCCCGGTGCGCAGCAGGCGTTGATGGAAGCCCAGGGCAGGGTGGCCAGTGCGGTGAAGGAAGTCGAGGCGCTCGCCGCCAGGGTTGATCTGGCGCAGCAGAACAAAGCCAAGATCACCCAGCAGCTTGAGACAGACAAGCAGAAGATCGCGTCTACCAAGAAGCTGATCGGCCAGATTGCCACGCAGGCGTACAAGGCTGGTGGAGTCCCCTCCAATCTCACCCTCTTCTTCGGGTCGAACGGCGGCGGTAGCCTGACAGACACCATGGATCTGGCCGATCAGGCCATGCGCAGCCAGAACTCCGCCATGGACAAGCTCTCGCAGCAGAATGCCACCAACGTGAACTCCCAGGCCAGGCTTGAGGCTGTAGAGGCGGAGATCCAGGACCTGAAGGCCAAGGCCGAGGCCGCGCTGGCCAGGGAAAAGGCAGCCCGCGACGAGGCCGAGGCCAAAAAGGCGGAAGTGGATCGGCTGATTGCCGACACCACCCGCCTCAACGATGAACTCCAGGCGGCCAAGCCGGGCATCCAGAGCCAACTGGCCGCTGTCAAGGCAAGCCAGGACGCGGTAGCCGGGGAAATCGTCGAACGCGACCGCAGACTGCGCGAAGCTTGGGAAGCTGAGCAGCGGCGCCTCGCGGAGGCTGCCGCGGCTGCCGCCCGCGCCCGGGGCCAGGCCGTGCAGCCGTATGCTCCGGTGACCGGATCGCCGTCTGCCTTTGGGCTGCGGCACCCGTTCGACAGCAACGTGCCCATCACCTCCGGCTTCGGCTGGCGCGCCACGCCTCCGGGCACTATCGATTTCTACGGCACGGGCGGTTACCTGCACACCGGCATCGACTTTGGTGCATCCTGCGGCACCCCCGTGTATGCGGCGGCAGCCGGTGAGGTGTTTTCCTCAGGATGGAACTCCGGTGACGGGGGCGGATGGCGGGTCAAGCTCTCCCACGGTGTGGTGGAGGGCAACTCCCTGACCACTGTCTATTACCACAACAGCAGCATAGTGGTCGCCAACGGCCAGCAGGTTTCCCAGGGACAGCTGATCGCGTACTCCGGAAACACCGGAAACTCCACCGGATGCCATGCGCACTTTGAATCCTGGCTCAACGGCGCCGCCGTTGATCCGATGCGCCTGCTGTAG